One window of Anaerolineales bacterium genomic DNA carries:
- the ugpC gene encoding sn-glycerol-3-phosphate ABC transporter ATP-binding protein UgpC, with the protein MASVTYNNVVKNFGDVSVIKNINFTVDDKEFLVLVGPSGCGKTTALRMLAGLEEITSGEIKIGDRIVNDVAPKDRDIAMVFQSYALYPHMTVFDNMAFGLKLRKTPKSEINRRVNEAAEILDIKHLLDRKPRQLSGGQRQRVAVGRAIVREPKVFLFDEPLSNLDAKLRVQMRAEISKLHQRLQTTFIYVTHDQTEAMTMASRIAVINKGLLQQLDTPQVLYDRPANLFVAGFIGSPSMNFFPGKIDVDGGKVTVDMDSFKVQIPDALAAPYKNMNGKKIVFGIRPENIHDPEFAPPNIHGEKVSAKVDVTELMGNETFLYLITGANTFIARVDPRSQKRVGHDVQVIFDMDKFHIFDTETEEAIR; encoded by the coding sequence ATGGCAAGCGTAACATACAACAATGTAGTCAAGAATTTCGGGGATGTATCTGTCATCAAGAATATCAATTTCACGGTTGATGACAAGGAGTTTCTCGTGCTGGTCGGGCCTTCCGGCTGCGGCAAGACAACCGCCCTGCGCATGTTGGCAGGCTTGGAGGAGATCACCTCGGGTGAGATCAAGATCGGCGACCGCATCGTAAACGACGTGGCGCCCAAAGATCGCGATATTGCCATGGTGTTCCAATCCTATGCGCTCTATCCGCACATGACTGTTTTCGACAATATGGCGTTCGGCTTGAAATTACGCAAGACGCCGAAAAGTGAGATCAACAGGCGTGTGAACGAGGCGGCGGAAATCCTCGACATCAAACATTTGCTCGACCGCAAACCGCGCCAATTATCCGGCGGGCAACGCCAGAGAGTGGCTGTTGGACGCGCCATCGTGCGCGAACCGAAGGTCTTTCTCTTCGATGAGCCGCTTTCCAATCTCGATGCGAAATTGCGGGTTCAGATGCGTGCCGAGATCAGCAAGCTTCACCAGCGTTTGCAAACGACCTTCATCTACGTTACCCACGACCAGACCGAAGCCATGACCATGGCGAGCCGCATCGCGGTGATCAATAAGGGTCTGCTTCAGCAACTGGATACTCCGCAGGTGTTATACGACCGTCCTGCCAACCTCTTCGTCGCAGGTTTTATCGGTTCCCCGTCCATGAACTTCTTCCCCGGTAAGATCGATGTCGACGGAGGGAAAGTGACGGTGGACATGGATTCTTTCAAGGTGCAGATCCCGGATGCGCTTGCCGCGCCGTATAAAAACATGAACGGCAAGAAAATTGTTTTCGGCATCCGCCCGGAGAACATCCACGACCCCGAATTTGCCCCGCCCAACATTCACGGAGAAAAAGTAAGCGCCAAAGTGGATGTGACCGAGTTAATGGGAAATGAAACCTTCCTCTACCTGATCACAGGAGCGAACACATTCATTGCCCGTGTCGATCCCCGCTCGCAGAAGCGTGTGGGGCATGACGTCCAGGTCATCTTTGACATGGACAAGTTCCACATCTTCGATACAGAGACGGAAGAAGCCATTCGATAA
- a CDS encoding extracellular solute-binding protein gives MKKKLLALLSVLMVASLALAACGGGGAATTQGEVTFWHAYGTGSAEEIALTNLLEQAKTDLPNITINVLQVPFNDIFTKYDTDVAAGGGPDMFIAPNDNLGGQARAGTIADITALADGKLGDYSDLSKGGMMYDGKLYGIPESLKAVVFWYNKDMLAEPPATTDDLKELMEGGTPVAISFGCYHHWGFFGSFGGQIFDDQFNFVAADANQAKVADAMSYLNDLYQVSVENGWPRNDSDGLAPFTEGTVAAITNGNWAMGDYRNALGDKLGVAPIPAGPGGASNPLLGVDGWYFNPNSENQEAALEVALYLTNKAAQEAMMNEAGHVPANTTVEVTDPLIQGLLDAFSTAYFRPQVEAMGNYWGNFCGTDQVFDAGTPAADWVATAFEGATK, from the coding sequence ATGAAAAAGAAATTGCTTGCTTTGTTGAGCGTTTTGATGGTCGCTTCCCTCGCGCTTGCCGCATGTGGCGGCGGCGGAGCTGCGACTACCCAGGGTGAAGTAACCTTCTGGCATGCGTATGGCACCGGTTCTGCTGAAGAAATTGCCCTAACCAATTTGTTGGAACAGGCAAAGACCGATCTCCCGAATATCACCATCAACGTACTTCAAGTGCCGTTTAACGACATCTTCACCAAATATGACACCGATGTTGCCGCGGGAGGCGGGCCGGATATGTTCATCGCCCCGAACGACAACCTTGGCGGTCAGGCTCGCGCTGGGACCATTGCTGACATCACCGCCCTCGCAGACGGCAAACTCGGTGATTACAGTGATCTCTCCAAGGGCGGCATGATGTACGACGGCAAGTTGTACGGCATCCCCGAATCGCTCAAGGCTGTGGTCTTTTGGTACAACAAGGACATGCTCGCCGAACCACCCGCCACCACTGACGACCTGAAAGAGTTGATGGAAGGCGGCACCCCGGTCGCCATTTCATTCGGCTGCTACCACCACTGGGGCTTTTTCGGCTCCTTTGGCGGTCAGATCTTCGACGATCAGTTCAATTTTGTCGCTGCTGATGCCAACCAGGCGAAAGTTGCCGATGCCATGTCTTACCTCAATGACCTGTATCAGGTCTCCGTTGAAAACGGCTGGCCCCGCAATGACAGCGATGGTCTAGCTCCCTTCACTGAAGGCACCGTTGCCGCGATCACCAATGGCAACTGGGCAATGGGCGATTATCGCAACGCCCTTGGCGACAAGCTCGGCGTTGCCCCGATCCCTGCCGGTCCCGGCGGCGCTTCCAACCCGCTCCTCGGCGTAGATGGCTGGTACTTCAACCCGAACAGCGAAAATCAGGAAGCCGCTCTCGAAGTAGCTCTCTACCTGACCAACAAAGCCGCTCAGGAAGCCATGATGAACGAAGCCGGCCATGTCCCCGCCAACACCACTGTTGAAGTGACCGACCCGCTCATCCAGGGTCTGCTCGATGCCTTCTCCACTGCCTACTTCCGCCCGCAGGTGGAAGCCATGGGCAACTACTGGGGCAACTTCTGCGGAACCGACCAGGTCTTTGATGCCGGAACCCCGGCTGCCGACTGGGTCGCCACCGCTTTCGAAGGCGCGACCAAGTAG
- a CDS encoding sugar ABC transporter permease → MAAAQSSFAKTKRQNAVLPYLYLLPAFLIMGVITFYPLIYQVIISFTNFETQHLLLGMRSPDLRFIGIKNYVDIFTAALPVENFNFFRVLEFNFWWALSNVVLHVPAGVMIATLLNTEGLWLKRIYRAAYVLPVVVPPLVVATVWTNIFDERYGAMNQLLTTLSGTFLGNFDPIYIRWFEDVKPPIPGFLPGAPLTLAYYAMMIANFWLGWPFMSVVATGALQSIPKDLYEAASIDGATGGQQFWNITVPLLRPAMIPAAVYGFTLSFNLFNFVFFMTGGGPARSTELLVTFAYNLVRNLRWYGVAAAFAVIIFAVALVVFLITNRITRATQNYMEA, encoded by the coding sequence ATGGCGGCAGCACAATCATCCTTCGCAAAAACCAAAAGGCAAAACGCAGTCCTGCCGTATCTTTATCTATTACCTGCTTTTCTTATCATGGGGGTGATCACTTTTTATCCGCTCATCTATCAGGTCATCATTTCATTCACAAATTTCGAGACCCAACATCTCCTGCTGGGCATGAGATCGCCCGACCTTAGATTTATCGGCATTAAAAACTATGTTGATATTTTCACAGCGGCGCTCCCCGTTGAGAATTTCAATTTCTTCCGCGTGCTGGAATTTAATTTTTGGTGGGCGTTGAGCAATGTCGTCCTGCATGTTCCCGCCGGTGTCATGATCGCCACCCTACTCAACACGGAGGGACTCTGGTTAAAGCGTATCTACCGCGCGGCCTATGTCCTGCCGGTCGTTGTGCCGCCCCTGGTGGTAGCCACGGTGTGGACGAACATCTTCGACGAACGCTACGGCGCAATGAACCAGTTGCTCACAACTCTTTCGGGCACGTTCCTTGGAAATTTCGACCCGATCTACATCCGCTGGTTCGAAGACGTCAAACCCCCCATCCCCGGCTTCCTGCCGGGCGCTCCGTTGACCCTTGCCTATTACGCAATGATGATCGCCAATTTCTGGCTCGGCTGGCCCTTCATGTCTGTCGTGGCGACCGGCGCATTGCAAAGCATCCCAAAAGACTTATACGAAGCAGCCTCCATCGACGGGGCTACCGGCGGACAGCAATTCTGGAACATTACCGTCCCGCTTCTTCGCCCTGCCATGATCCCGGCGGCAGTTTATGGATTTACCCTGTCGTTCAATCTGTTCAATTTTGTCTTTTTCATGACCGGCGGCGGACCCGCTCGTTCGACGGAATTGCTTGTGACTTTCGCCTATAATCTCGTCCGCAACCTGCGCTGGTATGGCGTAGCGGCCGCATTTGCCGTCATTATCTTCGCTGTGGCATTGGTCGTCTTCCTGATCACAAACCGCATCACCCGCGCCACACAGAATTACATGGAGGCATGA